One Nicotiana tomentosiformis chromosome 4, ASM39032v3, whole genome shotgun sequence genomic window carries:
- the LOC104109355 gene encoding uncharacterized protein: MTSSLGTHPRICSLGGPEHILKERSCKFSCFRYTDVESSWKELLPSKGQKFISYRHLNTRKNWSIFSAATGDAKDPDDSEDSNKPTESETGSVNSEILRNNLERIIGRDDSAFSGIDLAALIRNKYGRSYDVQLIKKEFMGKNLLALNVMWKYREQRSFPLTEEEYLLRLDDVANTLKCWGAVSHVRNSLEKLKERPRIGKAVSIFIDMDESGGRANEWIYK, from the exons ATGACGAGTTCTCTGGGGACGCACCCTCGTATCTGTTCATTAGGAGGTCCAGAGCATATTTTGAAGGAAAGAAGTTGCAAATTTTCATGTTTTCGTTATACAGACGTAGAATCTTCTTGGAAAGAATTGCTTCCTTCAAAAGGTCAGAAGTTTATTAGCTATCGCCACCTAAATACTAGAAAAAACTGGTCAATTTTTTCTGCTGCAACTGGTGATGCAAAGGATCCGGATGACTCAGAAGATAGTAACAAACCGACAGAAAGTGAAACTGGATCT GTAAATAGTGAAATTTTAAGGAATAATCTTGAAAGAATCATCGGGCGAGATGACTCTGCTTTTAGTGGAATAGACCTTGCAGCTCTGATAAGGAATAAATATGGAAGGTCCTATGATGTTCAATTGATTAAGAAG GAATTCATGGGGAAAAATCTTCTTGCGTTAAACGTTATGTGGAAATACAGGGAGCAG CGATCTTTTCCACTAACTGAAGAAGAGTACCTACTGAGGCTAGATGATGTGGCAAACACATTGAAATGTTGGGGAGCTGTTTCGCATGTTCGAAATAGCCTTGAGAAGTTGAAAGAGCGGCCTCGTATAGGGAAG GCAGTGAGCATTTTCATAGATATGGACGAATCTGGCGGCCGTGCAAATGAATGGATTTACAAGTAG